A window of the Motilibacter aurantiacus genome harbors these coding sequences:
- the steA gene encoding putative cytokinetic ring protein SteA, translated as MRIATARRRSRVPELPGITAPTRVDRRTKNLTKRVRPGEIAVIDHIDLDRVSAEALVACRVAAVVNASPSTSGRYPNLGPEIVVGAGIPLIDGCGQAVINDVTDGDVLRVHEGVVYLDGRQLAAGVEQTPESIASAMAEARAGLALQLEAFAGNTMEFLRRERELLLDGVGVPEIRTQMEGRHALVVVRGYHYREDLRTLRPYIREYRPLLIGVDGGADALLDGGYIPDLIVGDMDSVSDKALTCGAELVVHAYRDGRAPGLERLERMGLQSVLFPAAGTSEDVAMLLADDKGASLIVAVGTHATLVEFLDKGRSGMASTFLTRLRVGGKLVDAKGVSRLYRSRISNLQVALFLLAGIVALLVAVAATPAGQVFIEYLRDRWAEGQFRLEELFSS; from the coding sequence ATGAGGATTGCCACCGCTCGTCGTCGGTCCCGGGTGCCCGAGCTCCCCGGCATCACGGCACCGACCCGGGTGGACCGCCGGACCAAGAATCTCACCAAGCGGGTACGCCCGGGTGAGATCGCGGTCATCGACCACATCGACCTCGACCGGGTGAGCGCCGAGGCGCTCGTGGCGTGCCGCGTGGCGGCCGTCGTCAACGCGTCGCCGAGCACCAGCGGGCGCTACCCGAACCTCGGCCCCGAGATCGTCGTGGGCGCAGGCATCCCGCTGATCGACGGGTGCGGCCAGGCGGTCATCAACGACGTGACCGACGGCGACGTGCTTCGGGTGCACGAGGGCGTGGTCTACCTGGACGGCCGCCAGCTCGCGGCCGGGGTGGAGCAGACGCCGGAGTCGATCGCCTCCGCCATGGCGGAGGCGCGGGCCGGGCTGGCCCTGCAGCTCGAGGCGTTCGCCGGCAACACGATGGAGTTCCTGCGCCGCGAGCGCGAGCTCCTGCTCGACGGGGTCGGCGTCCCGGAGATCCGCACGCAGATGGAGGGCCGGCACGCCCTCGTCGTCGTGCGCGGCTACCACTACCGCGAGGACCTGCGCACCCTCCGGCCGTACATCCGCGAGTACCGCCCGCTGCTCATCGGCGTCGACGGCGGCGCGGACGCCCTGCTCGACGGGGGCTACATCCCCGACCTCATCGTCGGGGACATGGACAGCGTGTCCGACAAGGCGCTCACCTGCGGTGCCGAGCTCGTCGTCCACGCCTACCGCGACGGGCGCGCCCCCGGGCTGGAGCGGCTGGAGCGGATGGGCCTGCAGTCGGTGCTCTTCCCGGCCGCCGGGACCAGCGAGGACGTCGCCATGCTGCTCGCCGACGACAAGGGGGCGAGCCTCATCGTCGCGGTCGGCACGCACGCCACGCTCGTCGAGTTCCTCGACAAGGGCCGCTCGGGCATGGCCAGCACCTTCCTCACCCGGCTCCGGGTGGGCGGGAAGCTGGTCGACGCCAAGGGCGTCAGCCGGCTCTACCGCAGCCGCATCTCGAACCTCCAGGTCGCGCTCTTCCTGCTCGCCGGGATCGTCGCGCTGCTGGTCGCGGTCGCGGCCACCCCCGCGGGCCAGGTGTTCATCGAATATCTCCGGGACCGCTGGGCCGAGGGCCAGTTCCGGCTGGAGGAGCTCTTCTCGTCGTGA
- a CDS encoding CTP synthase, which produces MAAPQPPKHIFVTGGVASSLGKGLTASSLGNLLTARGLRVTMQKLDPYLNVDPGTMNPFQHGEVFVTDDGAETDLDVGHYERFLDTALHGSANVTTGQVYSGVIAKERRGEYLGDTVQVIPHITNEIKDRIRRVGQAGKVDVVITEIGGTVGDIESQPFLEAARQVRHDVGRDNVFFLHVSLVPYIGPSGELKTKPTQHSVAALRSIGIQPDAIVCRADREISTGVKKKISLMCDVDEEAVVTAIDAPSIYDIPKVLHAEGLDAYVVRRLGLPFRDVDWRRWDDLLRRVHSPSRSVTVALVGKYIDLPDAYLSVTEALRAGGFAHDCKVHLKWVASDECETPEGAARELGDVDAVCIPGGFGVRGIEGKLGAIRYAREHRVPTLGLCLGLQCMVIETARNLAGLEGANSLEFDEQAPHPVVSTMADQRDVVAGERDMGGTMRLGLYPAKLAEGSIVREVYGEPYIDERHRHRYEVANNYREQLEAAGLVFSGTSPDGRLVEFVELPRSAHPYFVGTQAHPEFRSRPTRPHPLFAGLICAALDSRQEQLDMLEREPVDAGVNGQGA; this is translated from the coding sequence TTGGCCGCACCGCAGCCGCCCAAGCACATCTTCGTCACCGGGGGCGTCGCCTCCTCGCTCGGCAAGGGGCTGACCGCTTCGAGCCTGGGCAACCTGCTGACCGCTCGCGGGCTCCGGGTCACGATGCAGAAGCTGGACCCGTACCTCAACGTCGACCCCGGGACGATGAACCCGTTCCAGCACGGTGAGGTCTTCGTCACCGACGACGGGGCCGAGACCGACCTCGACGTCGGCCACTACGAGCGGTTCCTCGACACCGCCCTGCACGGCTCGGCCAACGTGACCACCGGCCAGGTCTACTCCGGGGTCATTGCCAAGGAGCGGCGCGGAGAGTACCTCGGCGACACCGTCCAGGTGATCCCGCACATCACCAACGAGATCAAGGACCGCATCCGCCGCGTCGGACAGGCCGGCAAGGTCGACGTCGTCATCACCGAGATCGGCGGCACGGTCGGCGACATCGAGTCCCAGCCGTTCCTCGAGGCCGCCCGCCAGGTCCGTCACGACGTGGGGCGGGACAACGTGTTCTTCCTCCACGTGTCGCTGGTGCCCTACATCGGCCCGTCCGGCGAGCTGAAAACCAAGCCCACCCAGCACTCGGTCGCCGCGCTGCGCAGCATCGGCATCCAGCCCGACGCGATCGTCTGCCGGGCGGACCGGGAGATCTCCACGGGCGTCAAGAAGAAGATCTCGCTGATGTGCGACGTCGACGAGGAGGCCGTGGTCACGGCCATCGACGCGCCGTCGATCTACGACATCCCCAAGGTGCTGCACGCCGAGGGGCTCGACGCGTACGTCGTGCGCCGTCTCGGGCTGCCCTTCCGCGATGTCGACTGGCGGCGTTGGGACGACCTGCTGCGCCGGGTCCACTCGCCCAGCCGGTCGGTCACCGTGGCGCTCGTCGGCAAGTACATCGACCTGCCGGACGCGTACCTCTCGGTCACCGAGGCGCTGCGGGCGGGCGGGTTCGCCCACGACTGCAAGGTGCACCTCAAGTGGGTCGCCTCCGACGAGTGCGAGACGCCCGAGGGCGCGGCCCGCGAGCTCGGCGACGTGGACGCGGTCTGCATCCCCGGCGGCTTCGGCGTGCGCGGCATCGAGGGCAAGCTCGGCGCGATCCGGTACGCCCGGGAGCACCGCGTGCCGACCCTCGGGCTCTGCCTGGGCCTGCAGTGCATGGTCATCGAGACCGCGCGCAACCTCGCCGGCCTGGAGGGCGCGAACTCCCTCGAGTTCGACGAGCAGGCCCCGCACCCGGTGGTCTCCACCATGGCCGACCAGCGGGACGTCGTCGCCGGCGAGCGCGACATGGGAGGCACGATGAGGCTCGGCCTCTACCCGGCCAAGCTGGCCGAGGGCAGCATCGTCCGGGAGGTCTACGGCGAGCCCTACATCGACGAGCGCCACCGCCACCGCTACGAGGTCGCCAACAACTACCGCGAGCAGCTCGAGGCGGCGGGGCTGGTGTTCTCGGGGACCTCGCCCGACGGCCGGCTGGTCGAGTTCGTCGAGCTGCCGCGCTCGGCCCACCCGTACTTCGTGGGGACCCAGGCGCACCCGGAGTTCCGCTCCCGGCCCACTCGCCCGCACCCGCTCTTCGCCGGGCTCATCTGCGCCGCGCTGGACAGCCGGCAGGAGCAGCTGGACATGCTCGAGCGGGAGCCCGTGGACGCCGGCGTGAACGGGCAGGGCGCATGA
- the ald gene encoding alanine dehydrogenase, with product MRVGVVREVKDGEFRVAATPAGAHELVRAGHEVLVEAGAGAGSGLPDADYERAGARVVDGPDAVWGDAEMVLKVKEPVAQEYARMQPGQLLFTYLHLAASAECTRALLDRQVTAVAYETVELPDGRLPLLAPMSEVAGRLAPQAGAHHLTRAGGGRGVLLGGVPGVPPATVVVLGAGVAGMSAAAIAVGMRARVLVLDRDVDKLRAADRQYAGALETVASNAHEVERACLEADLVIGAVLVAGARAPKLVSDELVARMKPGSVLVDIAVDQGGCFQSTHPTTHSDPVFGVAESVFYCVANMPGAVPRTSTLALTNVTLPYVLTLASAGWKDACRADPALARGLNTVGGRVVHAGVAEAHGLEAAPREEALR from the coding sequence ATGCGCGTCGGAGTCGTGCGGGAGGTCAAGGACGGCGAGTTCCGCGTCGCCGCCACCCCGGCGGGGGCCCATGAGCTCGTCCGGGCCGGCCACGAGGTGCTCGTCGAGGCGGGCGCCGGGGCCGGCTCCGGGCTGCCCGACGCCGACTACGAGCGGGCCGGCGCCCGTGTCGTCGACGGCCCGGACGCGGTCTGGGGCGACGCCGAGATGGTGCTCAAGGTCAAGGAGCCCGTCGCGCAGGAGTACGCCCGGATGCAGCCGGGCCAGCTGCTCTTCACCTACCTGCACCTGGCGGCGTCCGCCGAGTGCACCCGGGCGCTGCTCGACCGGCAGGTGACCGCGGTCGCGTACGAGACGGTCGAGCTGCCCGACGGACGGCTGCCGCTGCTGGCCCCGATGTCGGAGGTGGCCGGCCGGCTCGCCCCGCAGGCCGGGGCCCACCACCTGACCCGTGCGGGCGGGGGGCGCGGCGTGCTGCTCGGCGGGGTCCCCGGCGTCCCTCCGGCGACCGTCGTGGTCCTCGGGGCCGGAGTCGCCGGCATGAGCGCCGCGGCGATCGCTGTCGGCATGCGCGCCCGCGTGCTCGTGCTGGACCGGGACGTGGACAAGCTGCGCGCAGCCGACCGGCAGTACGCCGGCGCCCTCGAGACGGTCGCCTCCAACGCCCACGAGGTCGAGCGGGCATGCCTGGAGGCCGACCTCGTGATCGGCGCGGTGCTCGTGGCCGGGGCACGGGCGCCCAAGCTCGTGAGCGACGAGCTGGTGGCCCGGATGAAGCCCGGCTCGGTGCTCGTCGACATCGCCGTCGACCAGGGTGGATGCTTCCAGAGCACCCACCCGACCACCCACTCGGACCCGGTCTTCGGCGTGGCGGAGTCGGTCTTCTACTGCGTGGCGAACATGCCCGGCGCCGTTCCCCGCACCTCCACCCTGGCGCTCACCAACGTGACCCTGCCCTACGTCCTGACGCTGGCGTCCGCGGGGTGGAAGGACGCCTGCCGGGCCGACCCGGCGCTGGCCCGCGGCCTCAACACGGTCGGCGGCCGCGTCGTGCACGCCGGTGTCGCCGAGGCGCACGGCCTCGAGGCGGCTCCCCGCGAGGAGGCGCTGCGGTGA
- a CDS encoding glycosyltransferase family 4 protein: MAEPLDVRLVLATSTGGVGAHVRALARGLVDRGDRVTVLGPASTEEHFRFSGTGAAFVPVEVSVVPRPAADVRAVLRLRRALRGADVVHAHGLRAGLVAGMALPRGVPYVVTWHNALLATGAKRAVLERMERYDARRATVTLGVSPDLVERARQLGAPDARLAAVVAPPPAPRPSPDGSDRRAEVRAELGVGSSPLVVAAGRLAPQKAYPVLLQAARTWRDRLDRPLTVIAGDGPLREELQRRITDDGLAVRLLGHREDVSDLLAAADVAVLPSQWEGRPLVAEEALRAGAPLVATAVGGVPELVGDAAVLVAPGDPAALAAAVVALLDDPVERVRLSAAARERAAAFPTEDDTAAEARRLYVELTSSLG, encoded by the coding sequence GTGGCTGAGCCGCTCGACGTCCGGCTCGTGCTCGCGACCAGCACCGGGGGAGTCGGCGCCCACGTGCGCGCACTGGCCCGCGGGCTCGTCGACCGCGGGGACCGGGTGACCGTCCTCGGCCCGGCGAGCACCGAAGAGCACTTCCGCTTCAGCGGGACGGGCGCGGCGTTCGTCCCGGTCGAGGTGAGCGTCGTGCCGCGCCCGGCCGCCGACGTGCGCGCGGTGCTGCGGCTGCGCAGGGCGCTGCGTGGCGCCGACGTGGTGCACGCGCACGGGCTGCGGGCCGGCCTGGTCGCGGGCATGGCGCTGCCCAGGGGCGTCCCCTACGTCGTCACCTGGCACAACGCGCTGCTCGCCACCGGCGCGAAGCGGGCCGTGCTCGAGCGGATGGAGCGCTACGACGCCCGGCGGGCCACGGTCACCCTGGGCGTCTCCCCGGACCTCGTCGAGCGCGCCCGGCAGCTGGGCGCACCCGATGCCCGTCTCGCCGCCGTCGTCGCCCCGCCCCCGGCGCCCCGCCCGTCGCCGGACGGCTCGGACCGGCGGGCGGAGGTCCGTGCCGAGCTCGGCGTCGGGTCGAGCCCGCTCGTGGTCGCGGCCGGGCGGCTCGCCCCGCAGAAGGCGTACCCGGTGCTCCTGCAGGCCGCCCGCACGTGGCGTGACCGGCTGGACCGCCCGCTCACCGTCATCGCCGGGGACGGCCCGCTCCGCGAGGAGCTGCAGCGCCGGATCACCGACGACGGGCTCGCCGTCCGGCTGCTCGGTCACCGCGAGGACGTCTCCGACCTGCTGGCCGCGGCCGACGTCGCGGTGCTGCCGTCGCAGTGGGAGGGGCGCCCGCTCGTGGCGGAGGAGGCGCTGCGCGCCGGCGCACCGCTCGTGGCGACGGCTGTCGGCGGAGTGCCCGAGCTGGTGGGCGACGCGGCGGTGCTGGTGGCTCCCGGCGACCCCGCCGCGCTCGCCGCGGCCGTGGTCGCGCTGCTCGACGACCCGGTCGAGCGCGTACGCCTCTCCGCCGCCGCGCGCGAGCGGGCCGCCGCCTTCCCGACGGAGGACGACACCGCCGCCGAGGCCCGCCGCCTCTACGTCGAGCTGACGTCTTCGCTAGGCTAG
- a CDS encoding copper transporter, which translates to MIDFRYHLVSLIAVFLALAVGVVLGAGPLDDPIGQTVESRADALSTSNNELREDKADLTDRIGDYEDFITRTTPALIGGRLEGSTVALVGLPGVTEGEAEAARTSLAAAGAAVPGSVLLTDDWASADRAAELDDALTRLMPPDVSFPEDTSSAARAALVLARGVVTADPAAAGAADDAAKTLLEGLREDGFLTLEDEPWKRGALVAVLAPLPEEPEPGEDTTSQRTALIAVPRMLATSGAVTVVAGATGSAEPGGLLADVRSDSEVAATVSTVDDVDTPAGRATLVLAFVAARADDPGHYGDGPGADEPLPDIEGVTTR; encoded by the coding sequence GTGATCGACTTCCGCTACCACCTGGTCTCGTTGATCGCGGTCTTCCTGGCCCTCGCCGTCGGCGTGGTGCTCGGCGCCGGGCCGCTCGACGACCCGATCGGCCAGACCGTCGAGAGCCGCGCCGACGCGCTCAGCACGTCCAACAACGAGCTGCGCGAGGACAAGGCCGACCTCACCGACCGGATCGGCGACTACGAGGACTTCATCACCCGCACCACACCGGCCCTGATCGGCGGCCGCCTCGAGGGCTCGACCGTCGCGCTGGTCGGCCTGCCCGGCGTCACCGAGGGTGAGGCGGAGGCCGCGCGGACGAGCCTGGCGGCGGCGGGGGCCGCCGTCCCCGGCAGCGTCCTGCTCACCGACGACTGGGCCTCGGCCGACCGCGCGGCCGAGCTGGACGACGCCCTGACCCGCCTGATGCCGCCCGACGTCTCCTTCCCCGAGGACACCAGCAGCGCCGCCCGAGCCGCCCTGGTGCTGGCCCGCGGCGTCGTGACCGCCGACCCCGCCGCTGCAGGGGCCGCGGACGACGCCGCCAAGACCCTGCTCGAGGGGCTGCGCGAGGACGGGTTCCTCACGCTGGAGGACGAGCCGTGGAAGCGCGGCGCCCTCGTGGCCGTCCTCGCGCCGCTGCCCGAGGAGCCCGAGCCGGGCGAGGACACGACGAGCCAGCGGACCGCGCTGATCGCCGTGCCCCGGATGCTGGCCACCTCCGGCGCCGTCACCGTGGTCGCCGGCGCCACGGGCAGCGCGGAGCCCGGTGGGCTGCTCGCCGACGTGCGCTCGGACTCCGAGGTCGCCGCCACCGTCTCGACCGTGGACGACGTCGACACGCCCGCGGGACGGGCCACGCTCGTCCTCGCCTTCGTCGCGGCGCGCGCCGACGACCCCGGCCACTACGGCGACGGCCCCGGCGCGGACGAGCCGCTGCCGGACATCGAGGGCGTCACGACCAGGTGA
- a CDS encoding PP2C family protein-serine/threonine phosphatase, producing the protein MGEPLSSGARSHAGASELPGTGRPGAPTCEPDGGASPRLDALRSLDALADPRRLAALARTGLDSAGDPRFDRVAHLARRLLHVPLALVSLVEVRRQFFPGQAGLDGPDADARETDISRSLCRFVVASGRPFVVADTAVDPLTRTSRAAVEDDIGAYAGVPVTDDDGHVLGALCAVEYSPRVWSEEDLTLLTELAELCSAELRLKILRSDAAGEPDGALAALSVEELHDVHRFTAEALQRSLLTDLPREPLPGVQLAGLYRPATEALQVGGDWYDAIVLPSGRVALVVGDVAGHDVTAAAIMGQLRTLVRGVAFNAHDTPSEVLAGVDRASVGLSLDALATCVYAELEQRADGGVRLHLSNAGHLPPVLVCADGSTASLAARDADLLLGLGADGMRQDLSRSLGAGDLVLMFSDGLVESREESLEVGLARLHAVASAHRDVESLDELCAVVVTELTGDERRDDVALLALRLS; encoded by the coding sequence GTGGGCGAACCGCTGTCCTCCGGCGCGCGGTCCCACGCCGGCGCGTCCGAGCTGCCGGGGACCGGCCGCCCGGGAGCCCCCACCTGCGAGCCGGACGGCGGCGCGTCGCCGCGCCTCGACGCGCTGCGCAGCCTCGACGCGCTCGCGGACCCGCGCCGGCTCGCCGCGCTCGCCCGGACCGGCCTCGACTCGGCCGGCGACCCGCGCTTCGACCGGGTCGCACACCTCGCGCGCCGGCTGCTGCACGTGCCGCTCGCGCTCGTCTCGCTCGTCGAGGTCAGGCGGCAGTTCTTCCCCGGCCAGGCGGGCCTCGACGGGCCGGACGCCGACGCCCGGGAGACCGACATCTCCCGCTCGCTCTGCCGGTTCGTCGTCGCCTCCGGCCGGCCCTTCGTCGTGGCCGACACCGCGGTGGACCCGCTCACGCGGACCAGCCGCGCGGCGGTCGAGGACGACATCGGCGCATACGCCGGTGTCCCGGTCACGGACGACGACGGCCACGTGCTCGGCGCCCTGTGCGCGGTGGAGTACTCACCCCGCGTCTGGAGCGAGGAGGACCTCACCCTTCTGACCGAGCTGGCCGAGCTCTGCTCGGCCGAGCTCCGGCTGAAGATCCTGCGCAGCGACGCGGCGGGCGAGCCGGACGGCGCGCTCGCCGCGCTCTCGGTCGAGGAGCTGCACGACGTCCACCGGTTCACCGCCGAGGCGCTGCAGCGCAGCCTGCTGACCGACCTGCCGCGCGAGCCGCTGCCCGGCGTGCAGCTGGCCGGCCTCTACCGGCCGGCCACCGAGGCCCTACAGGTCGGGGGCGACTGGTACGACGCGATCGTCCTGCCCAGCGGACGAGTGGCCCTGGTGGTCGGTGACGTGGCCGGCCACGACGTCACGGCGGCGGCGATCATGGGGCAGCTGCGCACGCTGGTGCGTGGCGTCGCCTTCAACGCGCACGACACGCCCTCCGAGGTGCTTGCCGGCGTCGACCGGGCATCGGTGGGCCTGTCCCTCGACGCGCTCGCGACCTGCGTCTACGCGGAGCTGGAGCAGCGGGCCGACGGTGGAGTGCGCCTGCACCTGTCCAACGCCGGCCACCTGCCGCCCGTGCTGGTGTGCGCGGACGGCAGCACCGCCTCGCTCGCGGCGCGCGACGCGGACCTGCTGCTCGGCCTGGGGGCCGACGGCATGCGGCAGGACCTGTCGCGCTCACTGGGGGCCGGCGACCTCGTGCTCATGTTCAGCGACGGGCTGGTGGAGAGCAGGGAGGAGTCGCTGGAGGTGGGGCTCGCCCGGCTGCACGCCGTGGCCTCGGCCCACCGCGACGTGGAGAGCCTGGACGAGCTGTGCGCGGTCGTGGTGACGGAGCTGACCGGGGACGAGCGGCGCGACGACGTCGCCCTGCTCGCGCTGCGGTTGTCCTGA
- the xerD gene encoding site-specific tyrosine recombinase XerD, which translates to MTGLLRAYLDHLAVERGVAANTLSSYRRDLRRYLAHLAATGREDIAQVTEGDVAAFLRALREGDAAHPPLGASSAARAVVAVRGLHRFALSERLVVDDVARAVRPPAPPRRLPKAIGVDQVEALLAAAGADGSARALRNRALLEVLYACGARISEAVGLDVDDLDLDGGTVRLFGKGSKERLVPMGRYAREALDAYLVRARPELAAAGTGGSALFLNARGGRLTRQSAWVVLRAAAERAGIDVQLSPHTLRHSFATHLLDGGADVRVVQELLGHASVTTTQVYTLVTVDRLREVYASSHPRALA; encoded by the coding sequence CTGACGGGGCTCCTGCGGGCGTACCTCGACCATCTGGCCGTCGAGCGCGGCGTCGCGGCCAACACGCTCTCGTCCTACCGACGGGACCTGCGCCGCTATCTCGCCCACCTCGCGGCGACCGGGCGGGAGGACATCGCGCAGGTCACGGAGGGCGACGTCGCCGCCTTCCTGCGCGCCCTGCGCGAAGGGGACGCCGCGCATCCGCCGCTCGGCGCCAGCTCGGCCGCGCGGGCCGTGGTCGCCGTTCGTGGGCTGCACCGGTTCGCGCTCAGCGAGCGGCTGGTCGTCGACGACGTCGCCCGCGCCGTACGCCCGCCCGCCCCACCGCGGCGGCTGCCCAAGGCCATCGGCGTGGACCAGGTGGAGGCGCTGCTCGCCGCCGCCGGCGCGGACGGCTCTGCCCGCGCGCTGCGCAATCGGGCCCTGCTCGAGGTGCTCTACGCGTGTGGAGCGCGCATCTCCGAGGCCGTCGGGCTCGACGTCGACGACCTCGACCTCGACGGTGGCACGGTGCGGCTGTTCGGCAAGGGCAGCAAGGAGCGGCTCGTTCCCATGGGCCGGTACGCCCGGGAGGCGCTCGACGCGTACCTCGTCCGGGCGCGGCCGGAGCTGGCCGCGGCCGGTACGGGCGGGTCGGCGCTCTTCCTCAACGCCCGTGGCGGCCGACTGACCCGGCAGAGCGCCTGGGTCGTGCTGCGCGCGGCCGCCGAGCGGGCCGGTATCGACGTCCAGCTCTCCCCGCACACGCTGCGGCACTCCTTCGCGACCCACCTGCTCGACGGCGGGGCGGACGTCCGGGTCGTCCAGGAGCTGCTCGGCCACGCCTCCGTGACGACGACGCAGGTCTACACGCTCGTGACGGTGGACCGGCTGCGCGAGGTCTACGCGTCCAGCCACCCCCGCGCGCTGGCCTGA
- the murJ gene encoding murein biosynthesis integral membrane protein MurJ: MSRRLASGLAGAAALVAVATLLSRVVGFGRSFVFATTVGSNCLGSAYNTANQLPNVVFEVVAGGALASVVVPLLARPFADRDSAEAGRIASALLTWTLAVLVPVTAVALLLAEPLVSVLVGDAGGAASGTQCDRDEAVRTATGMLQVFLPQIPLYGVAVVCGGVLQAQRRFLAPAVAPLASSAVVVFAYLWFGEAYDGDPWDLSSVPRGPELILTVGTTAGVVALAAATVLPLLRSGIPVRPSFRFPPGVARQARGLALAGLAALVAQQASTLVVIRLANDRVGGGGLPLYGYAWAVFLLPYAVLAVPLATSAFPTLSRHAQSGQLSEYAAVSAVTTRAVLLAGGLGAALLAATAGPVSQVFSSGEDDAPAVWLARALVAFAPGLLGYGLVAHLGRALYAAGSGRAAATATVLGWALVLVADLALVALVDRGWAVAALGLGNTLGMTIAGVLLLAAVRTAAGPAALSGVARAGAAAVLAGTGGAVVGGGLAHLLDAAGRPAGAASAVASGAAAAAAYTAVVLLADRAGALQMTRGLRRG; encoded by the coding sequence GTGAGCCGCCGGCTCGCCTCCGGGCTCGCCGGCGCGGCCGCCCTCGTCGCGGTGGCGACCCTGCTCAGCCGGGTGGTCGGCTTCGGCCGGTCGTTCGTCTTCGCCACCACCGTGGGGTCGAACTGCCTGGGCAGCGCCTACAACACCGCCAACCAGCTGCCGAACGTCGTCTTCGAGGTCGTCGCCGGCGGCGCGCTGGCGAGCGTGGTGGTCCCGCTGCTGGCCAGGCCCTTCGCGGACCGCGACAGCGCCGAGGCCGGGCGCATCGCCTCGGCGCTGCTCACCTGGACGCTCGCCGTGCTCGTGCCCGTCACGGCCGTGGCGCTGCTGCTGGCCGAGCCGCTGGTCTCGGTCCTCGTCGGTGACGCGGGTGGGGCGGCCTCGGGCACGCAGTGCGACCGGGACGAGGCGGTGCGCACCGCCACCGGGATGCTGCAGGTCTTCCTCCCGCAGATCCCGCTCTACGGGGTGGCCGTCGTCTGCGGGGGAGTCCTCCAGGCCCAGCGCAGGTTCCTCGCGCCCGCCGTCGCCCCGCTGGCCTCGAGCGCTGTCGTCGTCTTCGCCTATCTATGGTTCGGCGAAGCGTACGACGGGGACCCCTGGGACCTCTCGAGCGTGCCCCGCGGGCCAGAGCTGATCCTCACCGTCGGCACCACGGCAGGCGTCGTGGCCCTGGCCGCGGCCACAGTTCTCCCGCTTCTGCGTTCCGGAATCCCGGTTCGGCCGTCTTTCCGCTTCCCGCCCGGCGTCGCTCGGCAGGCACGTGGCCTGGCCCTGGCCGGGCTGGCCGCGCTGGTGGCCCAGCAGGCGTCCACCCTCGTCGTCATCCGGCTCGCGAACGACCGGGTGGGCGGAGGCGGGCTCCCGCTCTACGGCTACGCCTGGGCCGTCTTCCTCCTCCCGTACGCCGTGCTCGCGGTCCCGCTCGCGACCAGCGCGTTCCCGACCCTGTCCCGGCATGCGCAGAGCGGGCAGCTGAGCGAGTACGCGGCGGTCAGCGCCGTGACGACGCGGGCGGTCCTGCTGGCCGGCGGCCTGGGTGCCGCGCTGCTCGCGGCGACCGCCGGCCCGGTGTCGCAGGTCTTCTCCTCCGGCGAGGACGACGCTCCGGCGGTCTGGCTCGCGCGGGCGCTCGTCGCCTTCGCCCCCGGCCTGCTCGGCTACGGCCTCGTGGCCCATCTGGGCCGGGCGCTCTACGCCGCCGGGTCCGGCCGGGCCGCCGCCACCGCCACCGTCCTGGGCTGGGCCCTGGTGCTCGTCGCCGACCTGGCGCTCGTGGCGCTCGTGGATCGGGGGTGGGCCGTCGCCGCGCTGGGCCTGGGGAACACTCTGGGCATGACGATCGCCGGGGTGCTGCTGCTGGCCGCTGTGAGAACGGCCGCCGGGCCGGCGGCGCTCTCCGGCGTGGCGCGGGCCGGCGCGGCCGCCGTCCTCGCCGGCACGGGCGGCGCGGTGGTCGGCGGCGGGCTCGCCCACCTGCTCGACGCGGCCGGGCGTCCCGCGGGAGCGGCCAGCGCCGTCGCCAGCGGGGCCGCGGCGGCCGCGGCGTACACCGCCGTCGTGCTGCTCGCCGACCGGGCGGGCGCGCTGCAGATGACGCGGGGGCTGCGCCGTGGCTGA
- a CDS encoding NUDIX domain-containing protein, with protein MSPSPWEGKITDARERRQVVSSSREFTGRVWHVRRDIVDLGSGGDPVTREVVEHTGAVGVLALDDRERVLLLRQYRHAVGAMLWEAPAGLLDVAGEDPFEAAKRELWEESGYRAGRWNVLVDFYNSPGGSTEAFRCYLARDLELAPEDDRHAGEDEEQDMPQAWVPLDEAVALVLEGHLHNPTSVSGILAAAAARARGWDTLRPADAPWEWRHT; from the coding sequence ATGAGCCCGTCCCCGTGGGAAGGGAAGATCACCGACGCCCGGGAGCGACGTCAGGTCGTCTCCTCGTCGCGCGAGTTCACCGGCAGGGTGTGGCACGTGCGCCGCGACATCGTCGACCTCGGCAGCGGCGGGGACCCGGTGACCCGCGAGGTCGTCGAGCACACCGGCGCGGTGGGCGTGCTCGCGCTCGACGACCGGGAGCGGGTGCTGCTGCTGCGCCAGTACCGCCATGCGGTCGGCGCCATGCTGTGGGAGGCGCCCGCGGGCCTGCTCGACGTCGCCGGCGAGGACCCGTTCGAGGCGGCCAAGCGCGAGCTGTGGGAGGAGTCCGGCTACCGGGCCGGGCGGTGGAACGTCCTCGTCGACTTCTACAACAGCCCCGGCGGGAGCACCGAGGCGTTCCGCTGCTACCTCGCCCGCGACCTCGAACTGGCGCCGGAGGACGACCGGCACGCGGGTGAGGACGAGGAGCAGGACATGCCGCAGGCGTGGGTCCCGCTCGACGAGGCGGTCGCGCTCGTGCTGGAGGGGCACCTGCACAACCCGACCTCGGTCAGCGGCATCCTCGCCGCCGCGGCCGCCAGGGCCCGCGGCTGGGACACGCTGCGCCCCGCGGACGCCCCCTGGGAGTGGCGGCACACCTGA